Proteins encoded together in one Hevea brasiliensis isolate MT/VB/25A 57/8 chromosome 16, ASM3005281v1, whole genome shotgun sequence window:
- the LOC110672969 gene encoding 60S ribosomal protein L39: MPSHKTFKIKKKLAKKMRQNRPIPHWIRMRTDNTIRYNAKRRHWRRTKLGF; encoded by the exons ATg CCGTCGCACAAGACTTTCAAGATTAAGAAGAAGCTAGCGAAGAAGATGAGACAGAACAGGCCTATCCCTCATTGGATTCGTATGCGCACCGACAATACCATcag GTACAACGCTAAGCGCAGGCACTGGCGTCGTACGAAGCTTGGCTTCTGa